Part of the Erwinia amylovora genome is shown below.
TTTTTGTCGAAGATCAGCTTGGTCATGCCGTCTGCACAGTCGGAAGCGATAGCACGGCCTGAAGCTGCCCACGGGAAGGTGGACGTTTCATAGCTGATGCCTTGCTCTTTCGCTTCTTTTTCGGTGAGACCGACCCAGGCCACTTCCGGTTCGGTGTAGGCAATGGATGGGATCACTTTCGGATCGAAGTAGTGTTTCTTACCGGAGATCACTTCTGCCGCTACGTGGCCTTCATGCACGCCTTTGTGCGCCAACATCGGCTGACCGACGATATCGCCGATGGCGAAAATGTGCGGCACGTTGGTGCGCATCTGCTTATCAACGCGGATAAAGCCACGGTCGTCGACTTCAACGCCGGCTTTGCCCGCATCCAGGCCTTTGCCGTTGGGTACGCGACCAATCGCCACCAGCACCGCGTCATAACGCTGTGGTTCGGACGGCGCTTTTTTGCCTTCCATCGTGACATAAATACCGTCTTCTTTTGCTTCAACGGCGGTCACTTTGGTTTCCAGCATCAGGTTGAACTGCTTAGAAATGCGTTTGGTGAAGACTTTTACCACGTCTTTATCGGCAGCCGGGATCACCTGGTCGAACATCTCAACCACGTCGATCTGCGAACCCAGCGCGTGATAGACGGTGGCCATTTCCAGGCCGATAATGCCGCCGCCCATCACCAGCAGGCGCTCCGGTACTTCTTTCAGCTCCAGCGCATCGGTAGAATCCCAAACGCGTGGGTCTTCGTGCGGAATAAAAGGCAGTTCAATCGGGCGTGAACCCGCCGCGATAATCGCGTTGTCGAAAGTGATGGTGGTTTTTGAACCATCTTCTGCGGTCACTTCCAGCGTGTTGGCAGCGGTGAATTTACCGAGACCGTTAACCACGTTCACCTTACGGCCTTTCGCCATACCGGCCAGACCGCCGGTCAGCTGAGAGATGACTTTTTCTTTCCAGCCACGCACTTTATCAATGTCAGTCTGCGGCTTGCCGAAGACAATACCGTGTGCTTCCAGCGCTTTCGCTTCTTCAATCACTTTGGCGACGTGCAGCAGGGCTTTAGAAGGGATACAGCCAACGTTCAGACAAACACCGCCCAGGGTGCTGTAGCGCTCAACGATAACGGTCTCCAGACCTAAATCCGCTGCACGGAAGGCGGCAGAGTAGCCGGCAGGACCTGCCCCAAGTACCACGACCTGAGTTTTAATTTCTGTACTCATCATGACCTCTTAATTGATAGTCCGGCGGGTCAGACTGATACCCGTCATACCTGCATCTGCATCCGTGTTGGCTGCGCTCGCTCACCCGAATCACCTACCGCTGTAAGCTCGTCGGAACTCGCTCCCTTGCCGCCTTGATGCTGCTCCAGATATTTTGGGTATATTATTCAACGTCCTTCATCCACCGGGACGCGTTCACCGCAAGAGTTTACAGAATTGTTAATAAACTGCAAACCACGGTGCCACGAATCTTTACAACAAGGCCGGCTTACGCCGGCCTTGAACGCTGCGGTTACATCACCAGACGGCGAATGTCGGCCAGCGTGTTATTGATAATGGTGATAAAGCGCGCACCATCGGCCCCGTCGATCACGCGGTGGTCGAAGGAGAGCGAGATCGGCATCATCAGGCGCGGCATAAACTCTTTACCGTTCCATACCGGCTCCATCGCCGACTTGGAAACGCCGAGGATAGCCACTTCCGGCGCGTTAACGATCGGCGCAAAGTGGGTGGTTCCCAGCCCGCCAATGCTGGAAATGGTGAAGCAACCGCCCTGCATTTCGCCTGCGGTCAGCTTACCATCACGCGCCTTTTTGGAGATGGTGGTCAGTTCACGCGACAGCTCAACAATGCCTTTCTTGTTAACGTCCTTGAATACCGGAACCACCAGGCCGTTTGGCGTATCAACCGCCACGCCGATGTTGATGTATTTTTTCAGCGTCAGCTTCTGCGCGTCTTCAGACAGCGAGCTGTTAAAGCGCGGCATCTGCTCCAGCGCAGCGGCAACGGCTTTCATGATGAACACCACCGGGGTGAACTTCACGTCCAGCTTGCGCTTCTCTGCTTCGGCATTCTGCTGTTTACGGAACGCTTCCAGATCGGTGATATCGGTTTTATCGAAGTGGGTAACGTGCGGGATCATCACCCAGTTACGGCTCAGGTTAGCACCGGAGATTTTCTGGATGCGGCCCAGCTCCACTTCTTCAACTTCACCAAATTTGCTGTAGTCCACTTTCGGCCACGGCAGCATGCCCGGCATGCCGCCGCCAGCCGCTGGCGCTTCGGCGCGTTTCACCGCGTCTTTCACGTAGCTCTGCACGTCTTCTTTCAGAATACGCGATTTGCGGCCGGTGCCTTTAACCTTCGCCAGGTTAACGCCAAATTCACGCGCCAGGCGGCGGATAACCGGCGTGGCGTGCACGTAGGCATCGTTCTCTGCAAATTCAGACTTCGCTTCGGCTTTGGCAGGCGCCGCTGCCGGAGCCGCTTTCTCTTCCTGCACAGGCGCAGCAGGGGCTGGCGCTTCAGCTTTCGCCGCCGGAGCAGCGGCAGGTGCCGCGCCCTCGACGTCAAAGACCATGACCAGAGAACCGGTGCTGACTTTGTCGCCGGCGCTGATTTTGATCTCTTTTACCGTACCGGCAAAAGGTGCAGGCACTTCCATTGAGGCTTTGTCACCTTCAACGGTGAGGATTGACTGTTCAGCTTCAACCTTGTCGCCGACTTTCACCATGATCTCGGTGACTTCTACTTCATCACCGCCGATATCAGGGACATTCACCTCTTTCGCCGCGCTGGCCGCCGCCGGGGCGGCAGCAGGGGCGGCCGGGGCCGCTTCCTGCTTCTCTTGCGCCGCGGCGGGGGCTGCTGCATCGCCCGCCGCTTCAAAGATCATAATCAGCTTACCGGTTTCAACCCGGTCGCCGGTGGCAATCTTGATCTCTTTCACCACGCCAGCCTGTGGTGAAGGCACTTCCATTGATGCTTTGTCGCCTTCGACCACCAGTATTGACTGCTCAACTTCTACCGTGTCGCCAACCTTGACCAGGATCTCGGTGACTTCAACTTCGTCTGCCCCGATATCAGGAACATTAATTTCGATAGCCATTACTCTATTACCTCTTATGCCAGGCGCGGGTTAACTTTATCAGCATCGATGTCGAATTTAGCAATAGCGTCAGCCACCACTTTCTTATCGATTTCGCCACGTTTAGCCAGTTCACCCAGCGCGGCAACCACTACGTAGGATGCGTCCACTTCGAAGTGGTGACGCAAGTTTTCACGGCTGTCTGAACGACCGAAACCGTCGGTACCCAGTACGCGATAGTCGCTGGCCGGGATGAAGCTGCGCACCTGCTCGGCAAACAGTTTCATGTAGTCAGTAGACGCCACGGCCGGGGCATCGTTCATCACCTGAGCGATGTACGGTACGCGGGCTTCTTCAGTTGGGTGCAGCATATTCCAGCGCTCGCAGTCCTGACCGTCACGCGCCAGTTCGGTGAACGAGGTCACGCTGTACACGTCAGAACCCACGCCGTAGTCTTTCGCCAGGATCTCTGCCGCTTCACGGACGTGACGCAGAATAGAGCCTGAACCCAGCAGCTGTACTTTACCTTTGCTGCCTTCAAGGGTGTCCAGCTTGTAGATACCCTTACGAATACCTTCTTCTGCTCCCTGCGGCATGGCAGGCATGTGGTAGTTTTCGTTCAGCGTGGTGATGTAGTAGTAAATGTTTTCCTGCGCTTCGCCGTACATACGCACCAGGCCGTCATGCATGATGACCGCTACTTCATAAGCGTAAGCCGGATCGTAGGAGATACAGTTCGGGATGGTCAGCGACTGAATATGGCTGTGACCATCTTCATGCTGCAAACCTTCGCCGTTCAGCGTGGTACGGCCGGAGGTGCCGCCAACCAGGAAGCCGCGCGCCTGCTGGTCGCCCGCTGCCCA
Proteins encoded:
- the lpdA gene encoding dihydrolipoyl dehydrogenase is translated as MSTEIKTQVVVLGAGPAGYSAAFRAADLGLETVIVERYSTLGGVCLNVGCIPSKALLHVAKVIEEAKALEAHGIVFGKPQTDIDKVRGWKEKVISQLTGGLAGMAKGRKVNVVNGLGKFTAANTLEVTAEDGSKTTITFDNAIIAAGSRPIELPFIPHEDPRVWDSTDALELKEVPERLLVMGGGIIGLEMATVYHALGSQIDVVEMFDQVIPAADKDVVKVFTKRISKQFNLMLETKVTAVEAKEDGIYVTMEGKKAPSEPQRYDAVLVAIGRVPNGKGLDAGKAGVEVDDRGFIRVDKQMRTNVPHIFAIGDIVGQPMLAHKGVHEGHVAAEVISGKKHYFDPKVIPSIAYTEPEVAWVGLTEKEAKEQGISYETSTFPWAASGRAIASDCADGMTKLIFDKNTHRVIGGAIVGTNGGELLGEIGLAIEMGCDAEDIALTIHAHPTLHESVGLAAEIFEGSITDLPNPKAKKK
- the aceF gene encoding pyruvate dehydrogenase complex dihydrolipoyllysine-residue acetyltransferase, with protein sequence MAIEINVPDIGADEVEVTEILVKVGDTVEVEQSILVVEGDKASMEVPSPQAGVVKEIKIATGDRVETGKLIMIFEAAGDAAAPAAAQEKQEAAPAAPAAAPAAASAAKEVNVPDIGGDEVEVTEIMVKVGDKVEAEQSILTVEGDKASMEVPAPFAGTVKEIKISAGDKVSTGSLVMVFDVEGAAPAAAPAAKAEAPAPAAPVQEEKAAPAAAPAKAEAKSEFAENDAYVHATPVIRRLAREFGVNLAKVKGTGRKSRILKEDVQSYVKDAVKRAEAPAAGGGMPGMLPWPKVDYSKFGEVEEVELGRIQKISGANLSRNWVMIPHVTHFDKTDITDLEAFRKQQNAEAEKRKLDVKFTPVVFIMKAVAAALEQMPRFNSSLSEDAQKLTLKKYINIGVAVDTPNGLVVPVFKDVNKKGIVELSRELTTISKKARDGKLTAGEMQGGCFTISSIGGLGTTHFAPIVNAPEVAILGVSKSAMEPVWNGKEFMPRLMMPISLSFDHRVIDGADGARFITIINNTLADIRRLVM